GCGAGCACGACGGCTGGACCACCCAGGTGCCCGTCCTGCTCGTCGACGGGTCGCCCGTCGCCCGCTGGCAGATCGACCCGGCGGAGCTGCGCGCCGCCCTGTCGGCCCGACGGCGTCGGTAGCTCCCCGCGGGGGCCCGGGGCCCGGCGCCGTTTTGGAGGAAGACGGGGTCCGAGCCTAGAGTTGAGGGGTCCGCGCCGATCGGTGCACGAGGGTCTGATATAAGCCCCCGCCGGGTCGGCGCTGCCCATCCAGAGAGGAGCCGGTGCCGCCGTGATGGCTGAGTCGAACCGGCGAGGTGTGCCAGAGGCCACCGTCGGCAGACTCCCGGGCTACCTGCAGGCTCTGTCCACCGTGGCGGAGCAGGGTCGGACCTCGATCTCCAGCGAGGAGCTGGCCGGTCTCGCGGGGGTGCGGTCGGCCCAGGTGCGCAAGGACCTCTCCCACCTCGGGAGCTACGGCGTGCGTGGGGTGGGGTATGACGTCGCGCGCCTCGCCGAGCAGGTGTCGGCCGAGCTCGGGCTCAGCCGGGACTGGCCGGTCGTCATCGTGGGGATGGGCAACCTGGGGCGTGCGCTGGCCAGCTACGAGGGCCTGGCGACCCGGGGTTTCCACGTCGTCGCCCTGGCCGACAACGATCCCGGCGTCGTGGGGAGCCAGGTCGAGGGCATGACGGTGCAGGCGCTCGGGGACCTGCGCCCGGACGGCCCGGTCGCGGTGGGGGTCATCACCACCCCGCCGCACGCCGCCCAGGAGGTCGCCGACGTGCTGGTCGGGCTGGGTGTGCACTCTCTGCTCACCTTCGCGCCGGGGGTCCTCGAGGTCCCCTCGGACGTGGACGTCCGCCGCGTGGACCTCGCCACCGAGCTGCAGATCCTGACCTTCCACCAGCACCAGCGTGCCGTGGCGGTCTCCGGGTCCGGCGTGGAGGAGGTCTCGTGAGCGCGCTCGTGGTGGGGCT
This genomic window from Serinicoccus chungangensis contains:
- a CDS encoding redox-sensing transcriptional repressor Rex, with the translated sequence MAESNRRGVPEATVGRLPGYLQALSTVAEQGRTSISSEELAGLAGVRSAQVRKDLSHLGSYGVRGVGYDVARLAEQVSAELGLSRDWPVVIVGMGNLGRALASYEGLATRGFHVVALADNDPGVVGSQVEGMTVQALGDLRPDGPVAVGVITTPPHAAQEVADVLVGLGVHSLLTFAPGVLEVPSDVDVRRVDLATELQILTFHQHQRAVAVSGSGVEEVS